Within Acidobacteriota bacterium, the genomic segment CGTCGGGCGAGAAGGCCAGCCCGTTTGGTCCGATGTCGCGGATCAGCAGATGCAGCTTGCCGTCCTTCAACATGAAGACGCCTCGGTAGGGCAACTCTTTCTTCGGGTCAGTGTCGCCGCCGCGCAGCGCCGAGGGCGGATCGGTGAAGTAGAGCGCGCCGTCCGAGCGATAGACCAGATCGTTGGTGCTGTTCAGGCGTTTGCCCTCAAACTTGTCGGCCAGCACGGTGCGCTTGCCGTCCGGCTCGATACGCACAATGGCGCGGTCGCCCATGGCGTTGAACGTGACGCGGCCCTGCTGGTCGAGGGTGATGCCGTTCGAGCCGAGATTGTAGAACACCTCGCCACCTTCGTTCACTTCGCGGCCCACGCCGGTGGTGTCGCCGCCGGTGTAGCCGCTGGGATCGAGATACACGGAGACTTTGCCGTCCGGCGTCCACTGGTGAATCTTGTTGGCGGGGATGTCGCTGAACAGCAGGTAGCCGCCCTTACGCACCCACACTGGCCCCTCGGTAAATCGATAGCCTTC encodes:
- a CDS encoding SMP-30/gluconolactonase/LRE family protein, which encodes MRAQTPQSPAPTPALIRLDPALDKIIAADAKIEKIAEGYRFTEGPVWVRKGGYLLFSDIPANKIHQWTPDGKVSVYLDPSGYTGGDTTGVGREVNEGGEVFYNLGSNGITLDQQGRVTFNAMGDRAIVRIEPDGKRTVLADKFEGKRLNSTNDLVYRSDGALYFTDPPSALRGGDTDPKKELPYRGVFMLKDGKLHLLIRDIGPNGLAFSPDEKYFYVNDNVARTILRFDVKPDGTITNRKVLVDMSGEKAPGNPDGMKVDQQGNIYCTGAGGLWIISPDGKHLGTLTFPWQPSNMAFGGDDGKTLFVTARKALYRVRVKIAGVHP